From the genome of Monomorium pharaonis isolate MP-MQ-018 chromosome 2, ASM1337386v2, whole genome shotgun sequence, one region includes:
- the LOC105834788 gene encoding uncharacterized protein LOC105834788 isoform X7, producing MMDWGIRRSIMFHVRRRPADYMPRKRKKKPAGKWNELDHRYEDERLPFLLELNPDGSDIPNGAGVRHRLQPNVTEVGSERPIGPQAVQAQTLTLPGPTVMPRHCVIAFTENIVTLTPCSRDAHTYVNNQRIHQTTILQNGAIIKFGRMHTFRFIDPAPEDRIRQRHDSNKQIDYAYDRRSPDATSQDVSSEKFNPGSGTPNGGGQISGQTQERTAPSSPSKSAVAAVRSPRSPTHPPEPTHNYETTFDLDGNVETASLSSSRDGNRLSQYDRQPRGTDPILPAVLEFLEETEETFLHAVITDVEPSAPQFKLAPTYTLYLSARYRASTHYRPELQPTERAHRLTVMLANVATMIQRVIQERYMDASSLAFWLANGSELLHMLKSDRHVGAFSTRAQDILADAVHTAFGSLVRCVTLELTPAMTQFMADADEPAKEAGVLQIFSNTMALLRRCRVNAALTIQLFSHLFHAINATAFNTLVSNGNLCVRWFGRRLKARLNALETWAERQGLELASQCHLATIMQATHLLQAPKYNAEELATLSSTCFKLNSLQVRALLQKYQPAADEPRLPAELIENVVRVAESVADTLARADGREIRLEEEPVLGLALLLPEDGYSCELIRGVPPGLAEFLAPLQRDGLCRMAAQPTSSGYWTIYMIDHHNNLRSPSAMSNRSGGYMSHINQNQAQPEIHVIKLHKSTNGMGLSIVAAKGAGQDRLGIYIKSVVAGGAADADGRLTAGDQLLKVDGQSLVGITQEKAAEYLVRTGPIVTLEVAKQGAIYHGLATLLSQPSPVMGREHKTRPRSELLESAVEATEMTNNQPATSHSMGDLLSYPKQAPCQDLVQPGAIPSQCIVETSFYSNKVDRSFPRVDVNEYHSARQAPYTIFRQRGAYPGVYSVDAYRGTVNEREHLYRPSTPTVSPVRLLKPRMPCPLISITSDNEVSSIIYQDESDENDDKIIEEEESNMEQGEAAMSNSNYSTDALNPFERITTPPQEYAGTSKDYKRLKQPLTFDRNLFDAIPYIDQIDDINFTDSSECVQVNPNKCEQCIKAGCDNNFNLKDSQKRIDRNSQQTLNVPEFSFELDTHSNLNLSSTTNPTNESVLFVKDVAPGSDSLTESKSDDFSCFQTVHNTTKRTLNIDEQCEDKLDISNSEDCADESSSTINDDCASNRDKDAEEGISTPKMYTIMPELHLDLSGLNSDVSSDESKTEKCWKSPEEVRLGCGRVAALAKHFSKLGDAGLIKFKSTKLNGSRQFVSEPNIITSDKNDEHLHRPCHTQKEYKSDSDLIKEGDENFRICSGGRRNNIILVDVEADGNFAIEECKFHHCGARRVTIARIPINEQVDTNNKESLISAIENHNKNIIKSKNQSLLGIKKDVAFTKIENISNNDSKDQVFLGTKKDTIFAEIEDDNVATDDKSQTSFTAKSRKNVPAERSNIKDSSSKLSFEQQQVITEQLEQFSNLDNADAPLFIPEQDLMQVSVVSTKNESDGTSAVGDSTQSNLINQLEAVPREKSLSLIDTDDNFQQKMKKPSNFSSSSSSLPSVRFPSPAHSPIVLSLSNVAKSSLSLEDVRSQVHQYCRKQPKCLFIDISRSADKNCSNDSLSESSSMLPSCAKSRLGDNKLNILRMRIAKPVCNSENNSIDATIYKKEESERADFHDKSTKLTRSYESILNDKVLSDSDDQTRSSENLCENLDSSCKFYNRLISSPKGSVRWHRHRSLEELKSKKTSRKRDNSMNLVQTAEARTKFDKFFGDKLDSEDVENVRWNCHLSLEELESKRESREHRQSNLGQTAEVQRSDCMLTKNLCTKYISYDRLKDNKFELSRGNETKVERNSQSEFNVSRRKSDSQRDGWHFHEISSLKDDDRSALRPRRMSERDLPSRLGHDATPQQIHSSKSVPALHNMGTEVKQQHEVFNPGYSRASSSNSVTPPVQPPPMATITSGTSLRSRSSHNLHDPMRIGTLPPSGLVTRQQSSPNLNPNATHTNAPSNAQSTEAERFYQNLSIYRNQDSTVKQQISPQQPDDRNSQHIQKSSLRGSQNSLNRPSIEIGGHMRDRPTSAYVPQGQQQSYSAINNQMQQHGGGPPPRSQSSRDIIRQEAKMQEMQEEVRRRELRAGMPLLNQHRPPAMYNVGSRVAVPPAQQVPNTLNVRTPRPLGSTSSLGTTSNYAARQNAPGYNYPDVQYNVPYNSTQYGQYGQYNQYPNRYPAIGNQYGPMMSKPKNEAIARGHQPIPNENLLGRDSNIQETKSYTEQNRHFSSSQNNPHYPNGNLEQRVDQYGNDNVVNRSQNGEGHSMTTSEVPPRPALPEDTFNESPPPPPPSTSTHPLYKQSDTRYTASMQDPPRGSYYPAGGINAMQQPRQYQYSATNPWQREEREKEQARRREAARQWRDQQIAELSALTHRTQQQEEQLRALQLERDFQKRAEEIANQDDDEESNDLDNESVQRVQGLLRMAASQDRTVQGTLQPPILSRTVTGNQSIRGGLPVQPLSSQSVTSSHAHILSNQTVSQNVGMNSPSQENSGLHVQSNQQQQQTTIGQSEEHVSTPNYGTSLSHFNSGQKSYSMGTPHSVEDRELQRKMDEVKRKQVEYEENQKKQEEQQLQSQQQTYQPSQHPRSQLHPSMLRLDNLIINGSNVSMPSQNNVNDTAPPPPERGSSYAVMSQQSALRSNGSTTSNLPPTSQQSASMKRVSFHDSNANSESILRNVSSGTSNPPSISMDTIREDPNNFINDAENLLASPKTPDGSGTSFTGATPGVIGAQEVYKDPRQKRLAEKQKQQNSQIGAVPEKLSFKEKMKMFAMETGEDGTPRDKVKISRAQREIDNISSPLNSNIHNNNNTTTTSGNNTNNNRT from the exons gtTCTATTATGTTTCACGTGAGAAGGAGGCCTGCAGATTATATGCCGCGGAAACGTAAAAAGAAACCTGCTGGAAAGTGGAACGAATTAGATCATAG gtaCGAGGACGAGAGGCTACCATTCCTGTTGGAGCTTAATCCTGACGGAAGCGATATTCCGAACGGCGCCGGAGTACGACACCGATTACAACCAAATGTCACGGAAGTCGGATCGGAAAGACCGATAGGGCCACAGGCGGTGCAAGCACAGACACTGACGCTACCAGGACCGACTGTGATGCCCAGGCATTGCGTTATAGCTTTTACCGAGAATATTGTGACTCTCACACCGTGTTCCAGAGACGCGCACACGTATGTCAACAACCAGAGGATACACCAAACGACTATTCTACAG AATGGTGCTATCATCAAGTTCGGCAGAATGCACACCTTTCGATTCATTGACCCGGCGCCGGAAGATCGCATTAGGCAGAGACATGATTCCAACAAACAGATTGACTACGCTTACGACCG ACGCTCGCCGGACGCGACCAGTCAAGACGTCAGCTCGGAGAAGTTTAATCCGGGGTCTGGAACACCGAACGGCGGTGGTCAGATCTCGGGGCAGACACAAGAACGCACAGCCCCGTCGAGTCCCTCGAAGTCCGCTGTCGCAGCAGTTCGTAGCCCTCGTAGTCCCACGCACCCACCGGAGCCCACGCACAATTATGAGACCACATTCGATCTGGATGGAAACGTGGAGACCGCTAGTCTGAGCAGCAGCAGAGACGGCAACAG ACTCTCACAATACGATCGGCAGCCGCGAGGCACGGATCCGATTTTGCCAGCTGTCTTGGAGTTTCTTGAGGAAACAGAGGAAACATTTCTTCATGCTGTCATCACCGATGTAGAGCCTTCAGCGCCTCAATTCAAATTGGCACCAACCTATACTCTCTATCTTAGCGCGAGATATCGCGCCAGTACTCACTACAGACCAGAATTGCAGCCTACAGAAAGAGCGCATCGACTCACCGTCATGTTGGCAAATGTCGCTACCATGATCCAGCGCGTTATCCAG GAACGTTACATGGATGCATCGTCGTTGGCCTTTTGGCTGGCGAATGGCTCGGAACTGCTACACATGTTGAAGAGTGATCGACACGTGGGCGCATTTTCTACACGAGCACAAGACATCTTAGCAGACGCGGTGCATACGGCCTTCGGTTCACTGGTGCGATGTGTCACTTTAGAACTCACGCCGGCGATGACGCAGTTCATGGCGGACGCGGACGAACCAGCAAAGGAGGCTGGGGTGCTGCAAATCTTTTCGAACACAATGGCTTTATTGCGACGATGCAGAGTGAATGCTGCGTTGACGATACAGCTGTTCAGTCATCTGTTTCACGCGATCAACGCCACAGCCTTTAATACTCTCGTCTCAAATGGGAATCTGTGCGTTAGATGGTTTGGACGCAGACTTAAAGCGAGGCTGAATGCATTGGAAACCTGGGCTGAGAGACAAGGTTTGGAACTTGCCAGTCAATGCCATTTGGCGACGATTATGCAGGCGACTCATCTATTACAAGCTCCCAAATACAATGCTGAGGAGCTGGCCACGCTAAGCTCGACCTGCTTTAAATTGAATTCTCTGCAAGTGAGGGCGTTACTGCAGAAATATCAACCGGCCGCGGACGAGCCTAGATTACCTGCTGAGTTGATTGAGAACGTTGTGAGA gTAGCAGAGAGTGTTGCGGATACACTTGCACGTGCAGATGGCCGCGAAATAAGACTTGAAGAGGAACCTGTCTTAGGGCTAGCATTATTACTTCCAGAGGATGGCTATAGTTGCGAACTAATAAGAGGCGTGCCACCAGGATTAGCGGAATTTCTGGCACCTCTGCAACGAGATGGTTTATGTCGAATGGCGGCCCAACCTACCAGTAGTGGCTATTGGACCATTTATATGATAGACCATCATAACAAT ttgCGTAGTCCCAGCGCAATGAGTAATAGATCAGGTGGCTATATGAGCCATATCAATCAAAACCAAGCTCAACCTGAGATACATGTTATTAAGTTACACAAGAGTACCAATGGCATGGGCTTAAGCATAGTCGCAGCAAAA GGCGCAGGGCAGGACCGATTAGGTATCTACATCAAAAGCGTTGTTGCTGGAGGTGCCGCTGATGCT GATGGTAGACTGACAGCAGGTGATCAACTGCTCAAAGTAGACGGACAAAGTCTCGTCGGAATTACGCAAGAAAA AGCTGCCGAATATCTTGTGCGCACCGGTCCAATCGTGACATTAGAAGTTGCAAAACAGGGTGCTATATATCATGGACTCGCAACGTTATTATCTCAACCTTCTCCTGTAATGGGAAGAG AGCATAAGACTCGACCAAGGTCCGAGCTCTTAGAGTCAGCGGTAGAGGCAACGGAGATGACCAATAATCAGCCAGCCACGTCACACTCAATGGGCGACTTATTATCCTACCCGAAGCAGGCACCATGTCAGGATTTAGTTCAACCAGGTGCGATCCCGTCTCAATGCATTGTCGAGACATCCTTTTACAGTAATAAGGTCGACCGAAGTTTTCCACGAGTCGACGTCAACGAGTACCATTCCGCGCGGCAAGCTCCGTACACCATCTTCCGTCAGAGAGGCGCGTATCCCGGTGTCTATTCCGTCGATGCGTACCGTGGTACTGTCAATGAGAGAGAACACCTTTATCGTCCTTCCACTCCCACCGTATCTCCCGTACGTCTTCTGAAACCTCGTATGCCCTGTCCCTTAATCTCTATCACGAGCGACAACGAAGTATCGTCCATCATATATCAGGATGAGAGTGACGAGAACgacgataaaattatagagGAGGAAGAAAGTAACATGGAACAGGGTGAAGCCGCGATGAGTAATTCGAATTATTCAACAGACGCTTTAAATCCATTCGAAAGAATCACCACTCCGCCGCAGGAGTATGCGGGAACTTCAAAAGATTACAAACGGCTGAAACAGCCGTTGACTTTCGATAGAAATCTTTTCGATGCTATACCCTACATTGACCAAATTGATGATATTAATTTCACAGATTCTTCTGAATGTGTTCAGGTAAACCCGAATAAGTGCGAACAATGTATTAAAGCCGGTtgtgacaacaattttaatcttaaagaTTCTCAAAAGCGTATAGATCGCAACAGCCAACAAACTTTAAATGTTCCTGAATTTAGTTTTGAATTAGATACACATAGCAATCTGAATTTGTCATCGACCACTAACCCTACAAATGAATCGGTATTATTCGTTAAAGACGTTGCTCCTGGATCAGATTCTCTTACAGAATCTAAATCGGATGATTTTTCATGTTTTCAAACTGTGCATAATACCACGAAACGTACATTGAATATTGATGAACAGTGTGAGGATAAATTGGACATTTCCAATTCTGAAGACTGCGCGGATGAGTCTAGTTCCACAATTAACGATGATTGCGCGTCGAATAGAGATAAAGACGCTGAGGAAGGAATTTCAACTCCtaaaatgtatacaataatGCCAGAGTTGCATCTTGATCTGAGCGGATTGAATAGCGACGTGTCCAGTGACGAATCCAAAACGGAGAAGTGCTGGAAATCGCCGGAAGAGGTACGCCTAGGATGCGGTAGAGTCGCGGCGCttgcaaaacatttttcaaaacttgGCGACGCTGGTCTAATCAAATTCAAGTCGACCAAATTGAACGGTTCCCGTCAGTTCGTGTCTGAACCGAATATCATAACGTCGGACAAAAACGACGAACATTTGCACCGGCCTTGTCACACACAAAAAGAATACAAATCGGACTCGGATTTGATAAAAGAAGGAGATGAAAACTTTCGAATTTGCTCAGGTGGGAGACGTAATAACATCATTTTAGTTGATGTTGAAGCGGACGGCAATTTTGCAATCGAAGAATGCAAGTTTCACCATTGCGGCGCTAGACGAGTCACAATTGCCAGAATTCCGATAAACGAACAAGTtgatactaataataaagaaagttTGATTTCAGCAATAGAAAATCacaataagaatattattaaaagtaaaaatcaaaGTTTACTTGGTATCAAGAAAGACGTAGCTTTCACAAAGATAGAAAACATATCAAATAATGATAGCAAAGATCAAGTATTTCTTGGCACCAAAAAAGACACAATTTTTGCAGAGATTGAAGATGACAATGTGGCAACTGACGACAAATCTCAAACTTCTTTTACAGCAAAAAGTCGAAAAAATGTGCCAGCTGAAAGAAGTAACATCAAAGATAGTAGCTCTAAACTTTCCTTTGAACAGCAGCAGGTAATCACGGAACAACTCGAGCAATTCTCAAATCTGGATAACGCCGATGCGCCTTTATTTATACCGGAGCAAGATCTGATGCAAGTTTCTGTTGTTTCTACGAAAAATGAAAGCGACGGAACGTCCGCTGTTGGCGATTCGACCCAATCAAATTTGATAAATCAATTAGAGGCGGTGCCTCGAGAGAAATCGTTGTCGTTGATCGATACGGACGATAACtttcaacaaaaaatgaagaaacCTTCTAACTTTTCTTCGTCATCCTCTTCGCTGCCTTCCGTTCGTTTTCCTTCACCTGCTCATTCTCCCATCGTGTTGTCGCTATCGAATGTTGCGAAAAGTTCTCTGTCTTTGGAAGATGTCAGGTCACAGGTTCATCAGTATTGTAGGAAACAACCCAAATGCCTGTTCATAGACATTTCTCGTTCTGCCGATAAGAATTGCTCCAATGACAGTTTGTCGGAGAGCTCGTCGATGCTTCCCTCATGTGCAAAATCACGATTGGGAGATAATAAATTGAACATTCTGCGAATGCGAATTGCTAAACCTGTCTGTAATAGCGAAAACAATTCGATCGACGCTACGATTTATAAAAAGGAAGAGAGTGAAAGAGCCGATTTTCACGACAAGTCCACTAAGCTGACGCGAAGCTATGAAAGTATTTTaaacgacaaagttttatctGATTCTGATGATCAAACGCGATCTTCTGAAAATCTTTGCGAAAATCTTGATTCATCttgcaaattttataacagaTTGATATCGAGTCCCAAGGGAAGTGTGCGATGGCATCGTCATCGTTCTCTCGAAGAACTGAAATCGAAAAAAACATCGAGGAAGCGAGACAATTCGATGAATTTAGTTCAAACTGCTGAAGCTCgaacaaaatttgataaattttttggcGATAAATTAGATTCCGAGGATGTAGAAAATGTACGATGGAATTGTCACCTATCGCTCGAAGAATTGGAATCAAAAAGAGAATCACGTGAGCATAGACAGTCAAATTTAGGTCAAACTGCCGAAGTACAGAGATCTGACTGTATGCTGACAAAAAATCTTTGCACAAAGTACATAAGCTATGATCGATTAAAAGACAACAAATTTGAATTGTCGCGTGGAAACGAGACAAAAGTGGAACGGAATTCTCAGAGCGAGTTTAACGTTTCGAGACGGAAGTCCGATTCGCAGAGGGACGGTTGGCACTTCCATGAGATCAGCTCACTAAAAGATGATGACCGGTCTGCCTTGC GTCCTCGTCGCATGAGCGAGCGGGATTTACCATCGCGGCTTGGACACGACGCCACTCCTCAGCAAATTCACAGCAGCAAGTCTGTGCCGGCATTGCATA atATGGGAACTGAGGTCAAGCAACAGCATGAGGTATTCAATCCCGGATATAGCAGAGCTTCTTCCAGTAACAGCGTTACACCACCTGTTCAACCACCTCCTATGGCGACAATCACCAGTGGAACTTCTTTGCGTTCCAG GTCGAGCCATAACTTACACGATCCCATGAGAATCGGTACTTTACCACCTAGTGGCTTGGTTACCAGGCAGCAATCATCACCCAATTTGAATCCAAACGCGACACACACGAATGCACCCTCGAATGCACAGAGCACAGAAGCAGAACGATTTTACCAAAACCTGAGTATTTATCGAAATCAAGACTCAACGGTAAAGCAACAAATCAGTCCACAACAGCCAGACGACAG GAACTCTCAGCATATTCAAAAGAGTTCCCTGAGGGGTTCGCAGAACTCATTGAATCGTCCGTCTATAGAAATTGGCGGTCACATGCGAGACCGTCCGACATCTGCATACGTTCCTCAAGGTCAGCAGCAAAGCTATTCAGCAATCAATAATCAAATGCAACAACACGGCGGAGGGCCACCACCGCGTTCACAATCTTCGCGCGACATTATTCGGCAAGAAGCAAAGATGCAGGAAATGCAGGAAGAGGTTCGCCGACGAGAATTACGCGCTGGCATGCCTCTGCTTAATCAACACAGACCGCCGGCAATGTACAATGTCGGCAGTCGAGTGGCGGTTCCTCCTGCTCAACAAGTGCCGAATACTTTGAACGTACGTACGCCGAGACCACTCGGTTCCACGTCGAGTCTAGGAACTACTTCCAATTATGCTGCGAGACAAAATGCACCTGGTTACAATTATCCGGATGTTCAGTATAATGTTCCATATAATAGTACGCAATACGGTCAGTACGGTCAATATAATCAGTACCCCAATCGATATCCGGCAATTGGAAATCAATACGGCCCAATGATGTCCAAGCCGAAGAACGAGGCAATTGCACGCGGCCACCAGCCGATACCCAATGAAAATCTACTTGGCAGAGACTCGAACATTCAGGAGACGAAATCATACACTGAACAAAACCGACATTTTAGTAGCTCGCAGAATAATCCGCATTATCCGAATGGTAATCTGGAGCAGCGTGTTGATCAATATGGGAACGATAACGTCGTCAATCGTTCGCAAAATGGGGAGGGTCACTCTATGACGACATCAGAAGTGCCGCCTAGACCGGCTCTACCTGAAGACACGTTTAATGAAAGcccaccaccaccgccacccAGCACTTCGACGCATCCTTTATATAAGCAATCCGATACGAG GTATACCGCAAGTATGCAGGATCCACCACGAGGTAGTTATTACCCTGCGGGAGGAATCAATGCCATGCAACAACCGCGTCAGTATCAGTATAGCGCGACGAATCCTTGGCAACGagaagagagggagaag GAACAAGCCCGTAGAAGAGAAGCCGCTCGACAATGGCGAGATCAGCAGATCGCCGAACTAAGCGCGTTGACGCATCGAACTCAGCAGCAGGAGGAGCAGCTGCGAGCTCTCCAACTGGAGAGAGACTTCCAGAAACGCGCAGAAGAGATTGCCAATCAAGACGATGACGAGGAGAGCAACGATTTAGACAACGAGAGTGTACAGCGCGTTCAGGGCTTGCTGAGGATGGCGGCCAGCCAGGATAGAACTGTCCAAGGAACCTTACAGCCACCGATTTTATCAAGAACAGTCACAGGCAATCAATCTATAAGAGGTGGTTTACCTGTTCAACCTCTTAGCAGCCAATCTGTTACCAGCAGCCACGCTCATATTCTGTCCAACCAAACGGTGTCTCAGAATGTCGGAATGAACAGTCCTAGCCAAGAAAACAGCGGCTTGCATGTGCAATCAAatcagcaacagcaacaaacGACTATAGGTCAGAGTGAAGAGCATGTATCGACACCTAATTATGGCACATCTCTTAGCCATTTCAATTCCGGTCAGAAGTCATATTCTATGGGTACGCCGCATTCTGTGGAAGACAGGGAATTGCAACGAAAAATGGATGAGGTGAAGCGGAAACAAGTTGAATACGAAGAAAACCAAAAGAAGCAGGAGGAACAACAATTGCAATCGCAGCAACAAACATATCAGCCCAGTCAGCATCCACGCAGTCAGCTTCACCCCAGCATGTTGCGCTTGGacaatttgattattaatggTTCCAACGTATCTATGC CTTCACAAAACAATGTAAACGATACTGCACCTCCGCCACCCGAACGAGGCTCCAGTTATGCCGTTATGTCTCAGCAAAGTGCTCTTAGATCAAACGGGTCGACTACATCCAACCTACCTCCTACTTCTCAACAGTCAGCATCTATGAAAAGAGTCTCTTTCCATGATTCGAATGCAAATAGCGAGTCTATATTACGCAATGTATCATCTGGAACATCAAATCCGCCATCAATCTCAATGGATACTATTAGAGAAGATCCCAAC aattttatCAACGACGCGGAAAATTTATTAGCCTCTCCTAAGACACCGGATGGATCCGGGACTTCATTTACTGGCGCAACCCCGGGTGTGATCGGCGCTCAAGAAGTCTATAA GGACCCGAGGCAAAAGCGACTGGCGGAGAAGCAGAAACAACAGAACTCACAAATTGGAGCGGTACCAGAGAAACTTAGTTTCAAGGAGAAAATGAAGATGTTTGCGATGGAAACTGGCGAGGACGGTACACCGCGAGATAAGGTGAAAATTTCGCGAGCCCAGCGTGAGATCGACAACATCAGTAGCCCGCTTAATTCCAACAtccataataataacaacacCACCACCACTAGTGGCAATAACACCAATAACAATAGGACCTAA